A stretch of Vigna angularis cultivar LongXiaoDou No.4 chromosome 4, ASM1680809v1, whole genome shotgun sequence DNA encodes these proteins:
- the LOC108323529 gene encoding uncharacterized protein LOC108323529, which translates to MPSGAKKRKAAKKKKEKETEINTNPSTTNLQGNDEGKSQDEKGSDGGEGGSPSHGDHDLAFNEEEEEREPSAAQPSDAGASKDLEAKIGETEEGKEGVVIIEWDVKSEESSESKDVRAGHVESAKGSHHGNGKSDSSSDETGIVKNSKYESHDSINETVAVDELVKSKDSLYAKVTPVTQNVLVEKTADSVAEPSNEPVKPVASVPEGQTIHNDNASLEKPTGSQVEATDLAVKKSEDEEHSITDQNVRTPSLEEPKAREFVNEVSATVFHSPIPESTLAAEHVKDSDAPESSENQPLVSSVPPVMQKTSWLSCCGLFDVVSGSNR; encoded by the exons ATGCCATCAGGTGCTAAGAAGAGGAAAGCTgccaagaaaaagaaggaaaaggaaacGGAAATTAACACCAACCCTTCAACTACCAACCTTCAAG ggaatgatgAGGGGAAGTCACAGGATGAGAAAGGAAGTGATGGCGGTGAGGGTGGTTCACCTTCACATGGAGACCATGATCTTGCTTTCaatgaagaggaggaggagagaGAGCCTTCAGCTGCTCAACCATCTGATGCTGGTGCTTCTAAGGATTTGGAGGCTAAGATCGGTGAAACTGAGGAGGGAAAAGAAGGTGTTGTTATTATAGAGTGGGATGTGAAATCCGAGGAGAGTTCTGAGAGCAAAGATGTGAGAGCTGGGCATGTTGAGTCTGCCAAGGGATCCCATCATGGGAATGGAAAATCTGATAGTTCAAGTGATGAAACCGGAATTGTGAAAAACTCAAAGTATGAGTCACATGATTCGATAAATGAGACCGTTgcagttgatgagttggttAAATCGAAGGATTCGTTGTATGCAAAAGTGACGCCAGTTACTCAAAACGTACTGGTTGAGAAGACTGCTGATTCGGTTGCAGAACCTTCTAATGAACCAGTTAAACCAGTGGCATCCGTACCTGAGGGGCAAACCATTCATAATGATAATGCTTCATTAGAGAAACCAACTGGATCTCAAGTAGAAGCAACCGATCTTGCTGTGAAGAAAAGTGAGGATGAAGAGCATTCAATCACTGATCAGAATGTCAGAACACCAAGTTTGGAGGAACCTAAGGCAAGGGAATTTGTCAATGAAGTATCAGCAACAGTGTTTCATAGTCCTATCCCTGAATCTACTCTTGCTGCAGAACATGTTAAAGATTCTGATGCTCCAGAAAGCTCTGAAAACCAG CCTCTTGTATCATCAGTCCCGCCTGTGATGCAGAAGACTTCCTGGTTGAGTTGCTGTGGACTGTTTGATGTTGTGTCTGGCTCCAACAGATAA
- the LOC108323524 gene encoding 60S ribosomal protein L32-1, whose amino-acid sequence MLRSKGNPKLVKMAVPLISKKIVKKRVKKFKRPQSDRKISVKPSWRRPKGIDSRVRRKFKGCTLMPNIGYASDKRTRHYLPNGFKKFVVHNVKDLELLMMHNRTYCAEIAHNVSTRKRKDIVERAAQLDVVVTNKTARLRSQEDE is encoded by the exons atgttgAGAAGCAAAGGAAACCCTAAGTTAGTAAAAATGGCGGTACCCTTGATCTCGAAGAAGATCGTGAAGAAGCGAGTGAAGAAGTTCAAGCGCCCCCAAAGCGATCGCAAGATCTCCGTCAAG CCAAGCTGGCGCAGACCCAAGGGTATTGACTCTCGTGTCAGGAGAAAGTTCAAAGGATGCACTTTGATGCCCAACATTGGTTATGCTTCAGACAAGAGAACTCGCCATTATCTTCCAAATGGTTTTAAGAAATTTGTTGTGCACAATGTGAAGGACCTTGAACTTCTCATGATGCATAATAG GACGTACTGTGCTGAGATTGCTCACAATGTGTCCACAAGGAAGAGGAAGGACATTGTTGAGAGAGCTGCTCAGCTTGATGTAGTTGTGACAAACAAAACTGCCAGACTGCGCAGCCAGGAAGATGAATAG
- the LOC108323527 gene encoding membrane protein PM19L, whose translation MANDQMKPIATLLLGLNFCMYVIVLGIGGWAMNRAIDHGFVIGPGFDLPAHFSPIYFPMGNAATGFFVTFALIAGVAGVGSLITGVNHVRSWTSESLPSAASVASIAWALTVLAMGFACKEIQLNVRNSRLKTMEAFMIILSATQLFYIAAIHGAASIRR comes from the exons ATGGCTAACGATCAGATGAAGCCCATTGCCACCCTTCTTTTGGGGCTCAACTTCTGCATGTATGTCATAGTTTTAGGCATTGGTGGATGGGCCATGAACAGAGCCATTGATCATGGCTTTGTCATAG GCCCAGGATTTGATCTACCTGCTCATTTTTCACCCATATACTTCCCAATGGGAAATGCTGCCACTGGATTCTTTGTAACGTTTGCTTTGATTGCTGGAGTTGCTGGCGTTGGATCATTAATTACAGGAGTCAATCATGTCCGTTCATGGACTTCCGAGAGCTTACCATCTGCAGCTTCAGTGGCTTCCATTGCATGGGCTCTCACTGTTCTTGCCATGGG TTTCGCCTGCAAAGAGATCCAGCTTAACGTCAGAAATTCTCGCCTG AAAACAATGGAGGCTTTTATGATTATCCTTTCTGCTACACAGCTTTTTTACATAGCTGCTATCCATGGTGCTGCTTCAATCAGGAGATAA